GGACCATCTTCATCCTCAAAATCTGTGTCTCCCGGGAAAATAGGCGGAGCCGTCTCCTTTGGTTTCGTGACCCCCGGGCCGATCTCCTGGGGTTTTCCTGAAGAATCGTCCTGCTTTGGCAGGGATGATGCGTGATTTGCAGCCTCATCTAACTGCGTCTTTAATCCATCATAATATTCGGTGCCGGAAAGCTGGTCTAAAAGGCTGTAAGCGGAACTTATCTTTTCCTCTGTGAAACTGTCCCGGTGTCCCAGGGCAGATAGTTCCCCGATCAGGGACTGGAGAGAAGAAACCGTCTGCTCCACCGCCTGCCTGGCTTGCTGGGAAGCCTCTAAGTTTTTCTGGGCCTGGGCCTCCTGCTTCTTACGTTCTTCCTCTGCCTTCCATTTCCCTCCATTGGCTCTTGCTGCTGACTCTAATACAGAAGAAAACAAATCCTTTCTTCCTGTTTCACCATCGGTCTTTTCCCCTGCGGAAGTCACATTACAAAAGGAAACCGTTGCAGGCATATCCCAGTCCAGAACCGGAAGTCCTTCGTTTATTCCGGCCATGAAGTCATGCCAGATCTTTCCTGAATAGGTTTTTCCATAAACTCCGGGCATGGCCTTAGGCGTGTCATATCCTACCCAGACAGCCGTGGTATAATGCTTTGTATATCCGCAGAACCAGGTGTCCTTATTGCTGTTGGTGGTTCCTGTCTTTCCGGCAGCCGGAACGGAAAGCCCCAGACCATAGCCGGTTCCGTAAGGTTTATCCAGGGTACCCTTTAATATATCGGTGATCATGTAAGCAGTATCTTCCGTAAATACCCTCTCATCCGCCTGGTTTCCATTGTATACCTCACCGTCATACTGGCTTACCATGCTGACGATACAGGTCTTATTGCTGTACATCCCTTTGTTTGCCAGAACCGAATATCCCTTTGCCATATCCACCACTCTGGCACCTTCCGTAAAGCCTCCGATGCTCATGCTGCTGTTTCCGTTATCCATATAGCTGATGCCTGCAAAATGCATCTTGCCCAGATAGGCAATGCCTTTGTCAACGCCGATGTCTCCCAACACCTGCCAGGCCACTGTATTAAGGCTTCGGTTTAATGCCTCCCTTACAGAAACATTGCCATAATATTTTCCGCTGCTGTTTTTGGGCCCTTTATCAAACAAATGGTCATTCATCAGCCTGGAGGGATAATAATATCCGGTTTCAAAGGCAGGAGCATAGTCAATCAGCGGTTTTATGGTAGACCCTGGCTGACGCCTGCTTAAGAATCCCCGGTTGTACTCATCATCCGTACCGCGCCCCCCCACAATGGCTACCACGTATCCTGTCTGGTTGTCAACACATACTGCAGCGCCCTGTAAGGCGAATTTTCCATTTTCCTGCAGATCCTTAAAGCCCTTCAGCCGGTTGTCAATGTTTTCCTGCAAGGAGTTCTGGATCGGTGTTTCCAGGCTGGTATGTATTTCAAAGCCTCCGTTTCGGATCATATCGCTCTTTGCCTGATAAAGCTCCTGATACTGTTCTTTATAAGAATCATAAGCAGCCTGATTGCCAAACACATACTGGAAAATAAAGCCTTCGTTCTTCATGAGTTCCAGGGCAGCGCAGTGTATGGCATAGCTTGTCAGATAGTTCTCTTTTGTCCCCGGCTCATAAATCTTAGCAACTGTCAGGGGCTGAGCCTTGGCATTCTCTTTTTCCTCTTCCGTAATATACTTACAGAGAGCCATATTGTCGATGATCTGGTTCCTCTTCCACTTTGAGGTTTCCGGATGGGCCACCGGATCATATCTTGACGGATTATTGCTGATGCCCGCCAGGGTAGCTGCTTCCCAGACAGTTAAATCCTTTGCTTCCTTATCAAAATAATAGCGGCTGGCCTCAGATACACCATAGCACCGGTTGGCAAAGAAATTGGTGTTGCAGTAAAATTCCAGGATATCGGATTTGGAATATTTATCTTCCATGCGGGGGGCTGCAAAAAATTCGGTCAGCTTTCTCTGGATGGTCCTCTCCTGGGTCAGATAGGTATTCTTAATGACCTGCTGGGTGATGGTGCTTCCTCCCTGGGTGGCTACCCCTTTGTTTTTTAAGTATACGATACCTGCACGCAATAGCCCCCTGTAGTCGATGCCATGATGCTTATAAAACCTTCTGTCCTCCTGGGCAACATAGGCATTCTGAAGGTTCTCGCTGATTCCCGAAATCGGGACGTATTCATAGTGACCGGAATTAATGGTTCCGATCAAAGTTCCGGCAGAGTCATAAATTCTCGTATCCGTAGGCTGGGAAAAATCTGTCTTGACCGTCTTGCTCATGATGGCATCTGCCTTTTCTTTGCAGGCTATAATCTCTTTCTGATACTTTAAGAATACAACGCCGCCGGCCAGACACCCCAAAACCATCATTCCCAGAAATACGAAAAGAATGACTTTAATGGGCCGAAAAAATATGGACCATGGAGTTTTGTGTTTCTTTTTATGTTTCGCCATATCAATGTGACTCCTTTTCATCATTTTTGTGTACAATTGAATCAAGGGATATGACTGCATATCCGGTTGATTCACAAGCTGGAGGGCGAAAGATATCTATCTTTCAATCTCAGCATATGACAAAAACGGGAAGCCTCTTTATTAAGACTTCCCGTTTGTTTTCAGAGCTGATGACGGGACTCGGACCCGTGACCTCCTCACTACCAATGAGGTGCGCTACCACCTGTGCCACATCAGCATCTTTTCTGGTTCATCGCTGAACCTCGTATATCATAGCATGGGAAAATCTGTTTGTCAACGCTTTTTTTACTTTTTTACTTAAATACATAAAATAGCAAAAACTTCAGATTTTTACCAAAAAAACCATTCTTTAATCAGGGTCCATGAACCCGGAAGAGAACAGAAAACCGGTCCCGTTTCCTGCTCTCTTTCATGGTTTTTTTATAAAATACCTTCAAAGCTTTCCCTTAGGGTATCACATGAATTATGAAACTGTTTCATCTCTTCTTCCGTCAATGACAGGGAAATGATCCTCTGAATTCCGTTTTTATTGATAATACAGGGAACTCCCGCGTACACCTCCGACTGCCCGTATTCTCCCCGCAGCATAGCAGATACTGTAAAAACGCTGTTTTCATCTCCAAGGATGGCCCTGGTGATTCTGGTGAGTGCCATGCCGATCCCATAGTAGGTGGCCTGCTTGGCCTCAATGATCTGGTAAGCCGCTCCCCGAACCTCGTCTTCGATCCGTTTCAGTTCTTCCCTGCATGCCATGCCCTCCTCTTCGCAAAGGGACAGAATAGGCTTTGTGGCGATCATTGCCTGGCTCCAGGGCACAAACTCACTGTCCCCGTGTTCACCCATGACATAGGCATGGACATTTCTTGGATCCACCCGCAGGGATTCTCCTAACAGATACCGGAGCCTTGCCGTATCCAGAGCAGTGCCGCTTCCAAGCACCCGCTTGGGATTAAAGCCTGACAAAGAATAGGTGATTCTTGTCATAATATCCACAGGATTGGTAGCAACCAGGAAAATTCCGTTAAAGCCTGATTCCGTTACCGGCTCCACAATGGACTGGAATACGGACGCATTGCGCTTTAGCAGATCAAGCCTTGTTTCCCCGGGCTTCTGGGCTACTCCCGCACAGATCGCAACAATATCCGCATCCGAGCAATCCTTATATTCTCCTGCATAAATCTTCATATGGGCTGTGGAAAAAGCAAGTCCGTGGTTTAAATCCATTGCCTCGCCTTCTGCTCTTTTCCGGTTGATGTCAATCAAAACCAATTCATCACAAACGCCCTGGTTTAAAAGGGAATAGGCATAGCTCATTCCAACCATGCCTGTTCCCACTAATGCAATCTTTCTTTTATCTGTTCTCATAATCCAGCCACTCTCCTCTCATTATTATGGATAGTGTATCAGCCTGGTACCCAAACTATGCGCTCTTACAGCGCCCTGTCGATTTTTTTTGCCATTAATTCGCTGTTGCTGCTGTAAATGACGGCGTTTTCCCTGGTAATTTTTCCTTCTTTATATAAATTCAAAAGACTGGTATCCATGGAAATCATTCCTTCTCCCTGACCGGTGGCGATCACAGAATCGATCTGATGGGTTTTGGCCTCGCGGATCATATTCCGTATGGCATTGTTGAAAAACATAATTTCAAACGCCGGATAAACACTGCCATCCACAGCAGGGATCAGCTGCTGGGAGACCACGGCCTGAACCACCATGGAAAGCTGCATCCGGATCTGCTGCTGCTGGTTTGACGGAAAATTATCAATGATGCGGTCAATGGTATTGGCTGCCCCCACCGTATGCAGGGTTGAAATCACCAAATGACCGGTTTCCGCAGCCGTCATGGCAATGCGTATGGTCTCGTAATCCCTCATTTCTCCCAAAAGGATCACGTCCGGAGCCTGGCGCAAAGCCGCCCGGAGGCCGGTCACATAGCTGTCCGTGTCCGTGGTGACCTCTCTCTGGGTCACCACGCTCTTTTTATGGCGGTGAAGGTATTCAA
The nucleotide sequence above comes from Lacrimispora sp. BS-2. Encoded proteins:
- a CDS encoding transglycosylase domain-containing protein yields the protein MAKHKKKHKTPWSIFFRPIKVILFVFLGMMVLGCLAGGVVFLKYQKEIIACKEKADAIMSKTVKTDFSQPTDTRIYDSAGTLIGTINSGHYEYVPISGISENLQNAYVAQEDRRFYKHHGIDYRGLLRAGIVYLKNKGVATQGGSTITQQVIKNTYLTQERTIQRKLTEFFAAPRMEDKYSKSDILEFYCNTNFFANRCYGVSEASRYYFDKEAKDLTVWEAATLAGISNNPSRYDPVAHPETSKWKRNQIIDNMALCKYITEEEKENAKAQPLTVAKIYEPGTKENYLTSYAIHCAALELMKNEGFIFQYVFGNQAAYDSYKEQYQELYQAKSDMIRNGGFEIHTSLETPIQNSLQENIDNRLKGFKDLQENGKFALQGAAVCVDNQTGYVVAIVGGRGTDDEYNRGFLSRRQPGSTIKPLIDYAPAFETGYYYPSRLMNDHLFDKGPKNSSGKYYGNVSVREALNRSLNTVAWQVLGDIGVDKGIAYLGKMHFAGISYMDNGNSSMSIGGFTEGARVVDMAKGYSVLANKGMYSNKTCIVSMVSQYDGEVYNGNQADERVFTEDTAYMITDILKGTLDKPYGTGYGLGLSVPAAGKTGTTNSNKDTWFCGYTKHYTTAVWVGYDTPKAMPGVYGKTYSGKIWHDFMAGINEGLPVLDWDMPATVSFCNVTSAGEKTDGETGRKDLFSSVLESAARANGGKWKAEEERKKQEAQAQKNLEASQQARQAVEQTVSSLQSLIGELSALGHRDSFTEEKISSAYSLLDQLSGTEYYDGLKTQLDEAANHASSLPKQDDSSGKPQEIGPGVTKPKETAPPIFPGDTDFEDEDGPFFGPGGPDSGVEAVGPGMY
- a CDS encoding PilT/PilU family type 4a pilus ATPase, which produces MKAIELLSAAVAQNASDIFLVPGMPFSYKIGSRIINQNEEKLSPAQMEILITELYELAGNRAMEKVREHGDDDFSFALPGVSRFRSSVFRQRGSLAAVIRVVTFELPDYRTLNIPESVMDIARMTKGFVLVTGPAGSGKTTTLACIIDKINNTRNAHVITLEDPLEYLHRHKKSVVTQREVTTDTDSYVTGLRAALRQAPDVILLGEMRDYETIRIAMTAAETGHLVISTLHTVGAANTIDRIIDNFPSNQQQQIRMQLSMVVQAVVSQQLIPAVDGSVYPAFEIMFFNNAIRNMIREAKTHQIDSVIATGQGEGMISMDTSLLNLYKEGKITRENAVIYSSNSELMAKKIDRAL
- a CDS encoding L-lactate dehydrogenase codes for the protein MRTDKRKIALVGTGMVGMSYAYSLLNQGVCDELVLIDINRKRAEGEAMDLNHGLAFSTAHMKIYAGEYKDCSDADIVAICAGVAQKPGETRLDLLKRNASVFQSIVEPVTESGFNGIFLVATNPVDIMTRITYSLSGFNPKRVLGSGTALDTARLRYLLGESLRVDPRNVHAYVMGEHGDSEFVPWSQAMIATKPILSLCEEEGMACREELKRIEDEVRGAAYQIIEAKQATYYGIGMALTRITRAILGDENSVFTVSAMLRGEYGQSEVYAGVPCIINKNGIQRIISLSLTEEEMKQFHNSCDTLRESFEGIL